Below is a genomic region from Armatimonadota bacterium.
GGTACGACGGGAACGACAGGCACAACCGGAACCACTGGAACTACCGGGACAACAGGCACTTCAGGAACGACCGGATCGACAACGACAACCGGAGGAGCGATGACAGGATCGACCGGGAACACGACTACCATCACCACCGACTCGCTTTATCGCTACATCACGGGCAACGGAATTCCGGGGCACGTCACCGGGGCCTTCCCAAACCCGAACAACCCAAACTCAATCTCGGCGCAGAGCTACAACTGGCGATGCTTCAAATCCCCATCAGCGGCGGGTAGCTACACGGCTGGTGGCCTCGGAAAGAAGGCTGGAACTGCTCGAAACAGCGTGCCGTTTGACCCTTACGCCAACGAGTGGTACCAGAATAACCCGGCGACAGGCTGGCAATACGAACCTAAAGGTGGAGGCGTCAATCTGGGCATCGACTCGAGCAATGCGCACGTCCAGCCTAATGGGGCATACCATTACCATGGGCTGCCCATGGGGCTGCTCAACCTGTTGAGCTACACGACTCAGATGGCGATCGTCGGTTGGGCAGCAGACGGATTTCCGATCTACGGACCTTACTGTTACAGCGTTGCAAACAACTCGTCGAGCGGACTGCGGCAGATGACCTCCAGCTTCCGGCTTAAATCCGGGACCCGGTCGGGCGGCCCGGGAGGAGTCTACGACGGCACATTCGAGCAAGACTGGGAGTACGTAGCGGGACTTGGTGACCTCGACCAGGCAAACGGGCGCACCGGCGTGACACCCGAATTTCCCGGCAGCACCTACTACTATGTTCTCACCAATGCCTATCCCTATATTCCTCGCTACATGCGCGGTACGCCTGACCGTTCGTTTGGATACTGAGACATGCGCTGG
It encodes:
- a CDS encoding YHYH protein — translated: MTGSTGNTTTITTDSLYRYITGNGIPGHVTGAFPNPNNPNSISAQSYNWRCFKSPSAAGSYTAGGLGKKAGTARNSVPFDPYANEWYQNNPATGWQYEPKGGGVNLGIDSSNAHVQPNGAYHYHGLPMGLLNLLSYTTQMAIVGWAADGFPIYGPYCYSVANNSSSGLRQMTSSFRLKSGTRSGGPGGVYDGTFEQDWEYVAGLGDLDQANGRTGVTPEFPGSTYYYVLTNAYPYIPRYMRGTPDRSFGY